The following proteins are co-located in the Brevibacillus laterosporus DSM 25 genome:
- a CDS encoding cytochrome P450, with protein sequence MNDFKQSFIMIPSNYFRDEEVQLDPYHPFQWYEKMRHQTPVYYNERADMWNVFLYQDVKRVMEDKNYFSSVLPPKRASPFNRSVIGMDQPMHTDIRSIVMHSFTPKMMKSWAPRIEEITKELLENVQDKQEFDLVQDFSYPLPVIVIAEMLGVPSSEMPKFKEWSDIVVSSPDTDDPDHLAQFLSVRTQADEELTSFFTEIVDQKRRNPHQENNIISILIQAESEDSKISIDELVAFCKLLLVAGNETTTNFISNAMYSLLEHPEAYRQVQQDLSLVPQALEETLRYRSPAQRVVRRVKEDVEIGTNLLKKDQIVISWIGSANRDETVFEHASTFDISRKVNPHLAFGQGIHFCLGAPLARLEAKISLTELLKNDKRISFHEINRPVPIKNSTTIYGLKSFPIIVT encoded by the coding sequence ATGAATGACTTTAAACAATCTTTTATTATGATTCCTAGCAATTATTTTAGAGATGAAGAAGTTCAACTAGATCCTTATCACCCTTTTCAGTGGTACGAAAAAATGAGGCACCAAACTCCCGTTTATTATAATGAAAGAGCAGACATGTGGAACGTTTTTTTATACCAAGATGTCAAGCGTGTAATGGAAGATAAAAATTATTTTTCTAGTGTATTGCCTCCAAAAAGAGCATCTCCATTTAATCGAAGTGTGATTGGCATGGATCAGCCTATGCACACAGATATTCGTTCCATTGTTATGCATTCTTTTACTCCAAAAATGATGAAATCCTGGGCCCCACGTATTGAAGAAATCACGAAGGAGCTTCTGGAAAACGTACAAGATAAACAAGAATTTGATCTAGTACAGGATTTCTCATACCCGCTACCTGTCATTGTAATTGCAGAGATGTTGGGGGTTCCTTCGTCAGAGATGCCGAAATTTAAAGAATGGTCAGATATCGTTGTTAGTTCTCCAGACACCGATGATCCAGATCATCTGGCACAATTCCTATCGGTTCGTACACAGGCTGACGAGGAGTTAACCAGCTTTTTTACAGAGATTGTTGATCAAAAACGAAGAAACCCTCATCAAGAAAATAATATTATATCTATTCTTATTCAGGCTGAAAGCGAAGACAGTAAAATTTCCATTGATGAACTTGTGGCTTTTTGTAAATTATTACTAGTGGCAGGAAATGAGACGACAACAAACTTTATTTCTAATGCGATGTATAGTCTATTGGAACATCCCGAAGCTTATAGACAAGTCCAACAAGATTTGTCCCTTGTTCCCCAAGCTTTGGAAGAAACATTACGCTATCGTTCTCCAGCGCAGCGAGTCGTTCGTAGAGTAAAAGAGGATGTAGAAATCGGTACTAATCTACTAAAAAAAGATCAGATCGTAATTTCATGGATAGGGTCAGCTAATCGAGATGAGACAGTATTCGAACATGCTTCTACATTTGATATCAGCCGAAAGGTAAATCCTCATCTTGCCTTTGGACAGGGCATTCATTTCTGCTTAGGCGCGCCTTTAGCCAGATTAGAAGCAAAAATATCTTTGACAGAATTATTAAAAAACGATAAACGTATTTCATTCCACGAGATCAATCGCCCGGTGCCTATTAAAAATAGCACTACCATTTATGGTTTAAAAAGCTTTCCCATTATCGTTACCTAA
- a CDS encoding TetR/AcrR family transcriptional regulator, with translation MLYIGKIDTIFSREWQMLSQNVVFAVFQYVHVTRRINTMQERKLTKRQEKAIETKRTIYHVALDLIKEKNFESISIEEISKKANVSVGTFYYYFSSKEEIYLCLFQEIDKRFALDIQADEKQEPTKDQLLHFFVQLAKHTSELGLHINKQLYHGNNRLFTLKNSSTWTKLQEIINRGQARQELTTDLKEGEILEYLIMLSRGIIFDWCIHNGKYPLVEAMHKYMKKTISSICK, from the coding sequence ATGCTGTATATTGGAAAAATTGATACAATATTTTCTAGGGAATGGCAAATGCTTTCGCAAAATGTGGTTTTTGCTGTCTTCCAATACGTACATGTTACTAGGAGAATAAATACTATGCAGGAAAGAAAATTAACCAAGCGACAAGAAAAAGCAATAGAAACAAAGCGCACTATTTATCATGTAGCTCTGGATTTGATAAAAGAAAAAAATTTTGAAAGCATCTCTATCGAGGAAATTAGTAAGAAAGCAAATGTATCAGTGGGAACATTTTATTACTACTTTAGCTCCAAGGAAGAAATTTATCTTTGTTTATTTCAGGAAATAGATAAACGCTTTGCTCTTGATATACAAGCTGACGAAAAGCAAGAGCCAACAAAAGATCAGCTCTTACATTTTTTTGTTCAATTGGCAAAGCATACGTCTGAATTGGGGTTGCACATTAATAAGCAGCTTTATCATGGAAATAATCGACTGTTTACTTTAAAAAATTCCTCTACATGGACAAAACTTCAGGAAATTATTAATCGGGGGCAAGCTAGACAGGAATTAACGACTGATTTAAAAGAGGGCGAAATACTTGAATATTTAATTATGCTCTCTAGAGGAATTATTTTTGATTGGTGTATCCATAATGGGAAGTATCCACTGGTTGAGGCTATGCACAAGTATATGAAGAAGACAATTTCATCTATATGTAAGTAA
- a CDS encoding tetraprenyl-beta-curcumene synthase family protein: MQAKPIHKPWQLLFRVYRYILPLLEQEFAYWYERAKEIPDRELRKQAIASMDSKKFHCQGGSVYASQVISYKETLVKLIVAYQTISDYLDNLCDRSTSLDPIDFRQLHYSMQDALTPDAPLRDYYEFREEKDDGGFLTGLVLRCQEMIQKLPSYKDVQQHILNLSTLYSDLQVYKHIAQEKREEALLTWWDQHKESYPEIEWQEFAAATGSTVGIFALFCLATEPVVDQKEIEALHHAYFPWIGGVHILLDYLIDLEEDREGGDLNFVSYYQSDEEAYERLQYFIERAKRSIDQLPHPAFHRMIVDGLLAFYLADQKVNREQPQIYTISKRLLKKASSFTSFLFYVNSLFIRRKET; the protein is encoded by the coding sequence TTGCAAGCGAAACCGATTCATAAGCCTTGGCAATTACTTTTTCGCGTCTATCGCTACATTTTGCCCTTGCTTGAGCAAGAGTTCGCTTATTGGTACGAACGAGCGAAAGAAATCCCAGATAGGGAACTTCGAAAACAAGCCATAGCCAGCATGGATTCCAAGAAATTTCATTGTCAGGGTGGCTCTGTTTATGCTTCTCAAGTTATTTCTTATAAAGAAACGCTGGTCAAGCTAATCGTAGCTTATCAGACTATCAGTGATTATCTAGATAATTTGTGTGATCGCAGTACATCACTTGATCCAATTGACTTTCGCCAGCTGCATTATTCCATGCAGGATGCACTAACTCCTGATGCACCGCTAAGAGACTACTATGAGTTTCGTGAGGAAAAGGACGACGGGGGCTTTTTGACTGGATTGGTTTTGCGATGTCAAGAGATGATTCAAAAGCTACCTTCTTATAAAGATGTTCAGCAACATATTCTGAATTTATCTACGCTCTATAGCGATTTGCAAGTATATAAACATATCGCCCAAGAGAAGCGGGAAGAAGCTTTATTAACATGGTGGGACCAGCATAAGGAAAGCTATCCTGAGATAGAATGGCAAGAGTTTGCCGCAGCGACTGGTTCAACAGTTGGTATTTTTGCGTTGTTTTGTTTGGCAACAGAGCCTGTGGTTGATCAGAAGGAAATCGAAGCATTACATCATGCCTATTTTCCTTGGATAGGTGGAGTACATATTTTGTTAGATTATCTGATCGATTTGGAAGAGGATCGGGAAGGTGGAGATTTGAACTTTGTCAGCTATTATCAATCTGACGAAGAAGCGTATGAGCGGCTGCAATACTTTATTGAACGTGCCAAACGAAGCATTGATCAATTGCCTCATCCTGCGTTTCATCGCATGATCGTTGACGGGCTACTTGCTTTTTATTTGGCCGATCAGAAAGTAAATCGGGAACAGCCGCAAATTTATACGATTTCCAAGCGTTTATTAAAAAAGGCAAGTAGTTTCACTTCTTTTTTATTTTACGTTAACAGCCTGTTTATTCGCCGGAAAGAAACATGA
- a CDS encoding DUF5325 family protein yields the protein MNQYKLVTFCLAVLVAFCLVGVGIFIGLKSALGIIGCLVLATCLMGFGFSYKKKHLRP from the coding sequence ATGAATCAATATAAATTGGTGACTTTTTGCCTTGCAGTATTAGTTGCCTTCTGCTTGGTAGGAGTAGGTATCTTTATTGGGCTGAAAAGCGCACTGGGCATCATTGGCTGCTTAGTATTGGCAACCTGTTTGATGGGATTTGGATTCTCTTACAAAAAGAAGCATCTTCGTCCATAA
- a CDS encoding GntR family transcriptional regulator — protein MILINERSPSPIYEQIIQQIKELILKGILQEGEKLPSVRELSGMIVVNPNTVSKAYQELERQGIIETLRGKGTFVAKQQVPRMEIERLDKFQESLKQIVIEASYLGISTQQVQEWVEKYMLELRGDSDA, from the coding sequence ATGATCCTGATTAATGAACGAAGTCCTTCGCCCATTTATGAGCAGATCATTCAGCAAATAAAAGAGTTGATTCTAAAAGGGATACTACAGGAGGGAGAAAAATTGCCATCGGTACGAGAGCTGTCTGGCATGATTGTCGTAAATCCAAATACAGTGAGTAAGGCATATCAGGAATTGGAGAGACAAGGAATAATCGAGACATTGCGTGGAAAAGGAACTTTCGTTGCCAAGCAGCAGGTTCCTCGGATGGAAATAGAACGTTTGGATAAATTTCAGGAATCGTTAAAACAAATCGTTATTGAAGCAAGTTACCTAGGGATTAGCACACAGCAAGTACAAGAATGGGTTGAGAAGTACATGTTAGAATTACGAGGTGATTCAGATGCTTAG
- a CDS encoding ABC transporter ATP-binding protein, translating into MLSLYNVNKVIDEEEILHNISFEIPKGVIVGLVGRNGSGKTTLLRTIMGILDTDGGSVELNGRSIHQHPECKRDMLFVPDSPEALHFYTPDECAKLYKAMYPNFDHDHYVTLMERFKLPRRKRIRQFSKGMKALASLILAFSSKVSVIILDEPTNGIDPIVKKQVLGMIVEEVAEREVSFIISSHQLEELERISDMIIMIKKGSVEATTSQSDTEERFKKFQVVFKGDAPQTLLDLPQVYLLHQVGRVHTLLLEDPTGSALARLQEEQPLLLEKLPVDLEDLFITKLGGDDYVS; encoded by the coding sequence ATGCTTAGTTTATATAATGTAAATAAAGTAATAGATGAAGAAGAAATATTACATAACATTAGCTTTGAAATACCTAAGGGTGTAATTGTCGGTCTTGTTGGTCGTAATGGATCGGGTAAAACAACATTATTGCGTACAATCATGGGAATTTTGGATACGGATGGGGGGAGTGTGGAGTTAAATGGTCGCTCCATACACCAACACCCAGAATGTAAAAGAGACATGCTTTTTGTTCCCGATTCTCCTGAAGCGCTCCATTTTTATACACCGGATGAATGCGCCAAGCTGTACAAAGCTATGTATCCTAACTTTGATCATGATCACTATGTAACGTTGATGGAGCGTTTTAAGCTTCCGAGACGCAAAAGAATTCGTCAGTTCTCTAAAGGAATGAAAGCACTGGCATCACTGATCCTAGCGTTCTCCTCAAAGGTATCCGTAATTATACTAGACGAACCAACAAACGGAATTGATCCGATAGTCAAAAAACAGGTACTAGGCATGATTGTTGAAGAAGTTGCCGAACGTGAAGTAAGCTTTATCATTTCTTCGCACCAACTAGAAGAGTTAGAAAGAATATCTGACATGATTATCATGATAAAAAAAGGAAGTGTTGAGGCAACGACCTCACAATCAGATACAGAGGAGAGGTTTAAAAAGTTTCAAGTGGTTTTTAAAGGAGATGCTCCACAGACACTGCTTGACTTGCCACAGGTCTATCTTCTCCATCAGGTAGGGCGTGTACATACATTACTACTGGAGGACCCAACAGGATCAGCATTAGCCAGATTACAAGAAGAGCAACCGTTATTATTAGAAAAATTACCAGTTGATTTAGAAGATTTATTTATTACCAAGCTAGGTGGTGACGATTATGTTTCATAA